The sequence below is a genomic window from Lolium perenne isolate Kyuss_39 chromosome 7, Kyuss_2.0, whole genome shotgun sequence.
ataggccaaaagttgaacgggcaactaacttagtgaaaaaaatacatgatgatgtatgtggttcactgggcatagttgtgtgcgggagattcttctacttcatgaaaactttcaacaatgaattgagtatatatatgtggatatattcaataaggaagaagtttgaaacatttgaatagattcaaataaatttcagcatgaagtggaagtcatcgtaatagaaaagtcaaatatctatgattggatcatggtggaaatatttgaattacgagttttagcgaacatctaagagagttatgaaattgttctacaactcacatttcttggagtatcataatgatgatatagtatccgagatatgtatccaaaccttgttggattaatgatgagataaaatattatgacgccattatatttttgtggattatgctttagtgactaccgcttttacactgaatagagcatcatcatgatccgttgaaatgacaccatacgagttatggcatgggtataaaccttaatagtcctttctttaaattttggtctaagagttttcaaccaaaatcggatgaatgtctttgttggttatcccagagatttaattgggaattcttcccacgagacaaagacaaaagtgtttgtcaatgtttcttaatttccaagaaattgtttctagtgaagtatttgagtgggaggacaatataatttgataaggtttatgaacctgagcataatgatcagagtagcgcagcatcggaattggtttcggaagcggccacaacgatcatggctcccatgactacaaagtgttttagtcatggagatcgaagtacatattgaaccttgtaggtatggtttactttgtgatcaaataaatgatttgtggacaaaagattgattttgaacaatgataaaccaactacaaacaaacaagttatgatgggccctgactccgttaaaatggccatgcgccatgaaatccataatagatgaatactttttgaaagtaaatggatctatagacttggatgaaatatccttgaagaaagctcgaCTTGTAGAaaaattgtttacaacaaagttcaaagagttgactacgataagattagatcttccgtagcaatgcttatagtctatgtggattattctagtaatcactacatatttcttttatgagatatgctagtaggatggcaaaatacattacttatcagaagtatgtattaaaggtgtatacaagatacaaccaagagttttgctggtctgtggaatactagataggtatacgaacttcaattggatgaagtaagtattgcggagtaggaatcttcaccagatgaaatagtcaaagagttttttgatttcatcagagacgatgaagaggcttgcatttgcaagaaattaagtgggagcgctaagacatatttataatactttatgtaggtgacatatagttggttataaatgatgtaattatatacttgattaaaaggtttcattgagaattaacttcaatgaaagtatatggactgaaacaaatttagtgtcaagatctatgaagatagattgaaacacataaataagtttaagtcaaagtacatatgatggatattgaagtagttcaatatagaaatattaagaaaatgatcttgtcatgtgaaggtttaacaagacttgagtgtatctgacactcaatgagtaaaaacacatgagtgattatagatcacgaataatatgtacacaatcagatatcatgtgctacaaagtgttatgagcatataccagaatgattcatatgatgatcattggacgacagtaagaatatccttgagtactttagaagaactaaggatatatatatttttttgtatgaagaaatgacaaacaaatcactgtaaggtgttacaccgatatttgttttgtcacatatgaaaataaaatttcaatctcaaattagactaagtgttgttttaaaaggtagcacaatgagctagaagttgtctatgctagatttagaatagttctaaatattgtgacggattctacaaaagaaggcagaatatgtcattgttttgacaaatgacaaaggatgttaaagtcaagaggttctttgagaacttggtgtagttcgacAGTAGTCgtaattttgaagctatattgtgtgtgacaatattagtaacatatttcggaccgcggaattaaggttccaccagaagaccaaacatatttaaatgccgactcatttggaaatgagtgatgcgttgagacgcaaatgaattacaaaatatatacgtttctgagcgtgtcagatccgttgactaaaacctctcccgtgagcaatacatgataaagcaccagaaggccaaggtgttatatctttacaaatgtaaactagattattgactctagtgcaagtgggagactgaaggagatatgccctagaggcaataataaagtggttattatttatatctttatgataaatatttatatatcatgctataattgtattaaccgaaacattagtacatgtgtgatatgtagacaacaaagaagtccctagtatgcctcttaaactagcttgttgattaatggatgattagtttcataatcatgaacattggatgttattaataacaaggttatatcattatatgaatgatgtaatggacacacccaattaagcgtagcataagatctcgtcattaagttatttgctataagctttcgatacatagttacctagtccttatgaccatgagatcatgtaaatcacttataccggaaaggtactttgattacaccaaacgccactgcgtaaatgggtggttataaaggtgggattaagtatccggaaagtatgagttgaagcatatggatcaacagtgggatttgtccatcccgatgacggatagatatactctgggccctctcggtggaatgtcgtctaatgtcttgcaagcatatgaataagttcataagagaccacataccacggtacgagtaaagagtacttgtcaggagacgaggttgaacaaggtatagagtgataccgaagatcaaacctcggacaagtaaaatatcgcgtgacaaagggaattggtatcgtatgtgaatggttcattcgatcactaaagtcatcgttgattatgtgggagccattatggatctccagatcccgctattggttattggtcggagtgagtactcaaccatgtccgcatagttcacgaaccgtagggtgacacacttaaagttggatgttgaaatggtagaacttgaatatggaatggagttcgaatatttgttcggagtcccggatgagatcccggacatcacgaggagttccggaatggtccggagaataagattcatatataggaagtcatattccaagtttggaaatgatccggtgcatttatggcaggttctagaaggttctagaaaagtccggaagaatggcactttggaaagtagagtcccgaagagactccactagcatggccggccagccctaaagggaagagtcccaggtggactccacctaaaggtggccggctaccccacctcaaggaaaggtgggagtcccaccttgggtaggactccctccttgagtaggtttcccacatatgggaggttttagtgttggagtcttattcgaagacttggactagaactcttggggcttccacctatataatgaggaggagagggaggggggcagccactctttggctcagccttggccgcaccacctagggctgcccttggccggcgccctagcctccccctctctccccaaaccctagcggtctctctcctccaccacatcccgcacgcttaagcgaagctccgccggatttctccatcaccaccgacaccacaccgtcgtgctgtcggattcaagaggagctactacttccgctgcccgctggaacggggaggtggacgtcgtcttcatcaacaaccgaacgtgtgaccgagtacggaggtgctgcccgttcgtggcgccggaaccgatcgtgatcaagatcttctacgcgcttttgcaagcggcaagtgaacgtctaccgcagcaacaagagcctcctcttgtaggctttggaatctcttcaagggtgagactcgataaacccctcgttgctaccgtcttctagattgcatcttggcttggattgcgtgttcgcggtagaatttttttttgttttctatgcaacattttCCTACagtcggcgccacacattgagcctcgcaaaacggctaagtcccagaagaattgtctcacagtatgttttgggcaattacaagtgcatgtgtggcgccgttgggaggggcgccacacatgctaccacgtcggatcggcagaccagctcagcggcgaggggaCCACATCGGCTGggacagtggcgccggcaggaggggcgccacatgggcatgtgtgacgCCCGTGGGAGggacgccacacaaaagggttagattggtgaaatagtttcgccagaggatcagtctgtgcttttctttcagttttgggttatttttgtgcaaatcgccgctGCCTTCTCCCGTGACAGGCCCATGGATACCTCAAGGTTTATTTGCCGCCAACGCCATTTTCTTGTTGTTGGTGTTGCAATGGTCATTGCAACAACATATGCCTTGTCCTAACCAAAATATAACCGTTAGCAGAAGCTAACGAAATTGAAAAAAATGCGCTTCCCGGGGTTAGCAGAAGCTATATTGGCCTCGATAAGACTGACGCCTAGCAGCTTCCAAAATACTACTCCCGTTTGTGTACGGCGAAACGGATATGTATCGTCCTTCCCCTCTTCGACAGAGGAAGTAACCAATCATACCATAGAGCTCACTTCAGTTTGTACACGTGCCCCGCCACGTCCACATCTGAGCACAGAGTGAACTGAGCTCATCCCATCTATAAATGGACCACTGACCACAAGCTTCAGACACATGAACCATACATTGTGATTAAGTAGACGACGAACTGGTGAATTACGAGCGTATCGCGATGGTGCATCAAGCTCAGGGGCAGCTCGTGCAGGAGGTGGCCGCCGACGGCGGGCTCCGCACACTGCCGAGCCGCTACGTGCTAAAGAAGGAGCAGGATCGCCCGATCGCCACGGTCACCACCGCACAGCCACCCGAGCTGTCCATCCCCACCGTGGACGTGAGCCGCCTGGCCGACGCCGATCCCGACGAGGCCGCCAAGCTCCGGTCGGCGCTCCAGTCCTGGGGCCTCTTCGCGGTGACCGGCCATGGCATGCAGGAGCCGTTCCTCGACGCGGTCCTCGGCGCGTCGCGGACGTTCTTCCACCTGCCGACCGAGGCGAAGCAGCAGTACAGCAACGTGGTCGACGCCGACGACGGCGGCCGCAAGTTCCAGCCCCAGGGCTACGGCGTCGACCGCGTGGACACCGACGAGCAGGTGCTCGACTGGTGCGACCGCCTCTATCTCCAGGTGCAGCCGGAGGAGGAGCGGAAGCTCCGCTTCTGGCCGGCGCACCCGCCGGAACTCAGCGAGCTCCTGCACGAGTTCAGCGTCCACAGCCAGAAGGTGGCGAGGCTCGTGCTGGCGGCCATGGCGAGGAGCCTCGACTTCGAGGAGGGGTTCTTCCTCGACAAGGTCGGCGAGCGCATGCCGTCGGACGCGCGGTTCACCTACTACCCGCCCTGCCCACGCCCGGACCTCGTGCACGGGCTCAAGCCCCACACTGACAACTCCGTCGTCACCGTGCTCCTCCTCGACGAGCACGTCGGCGGCCTGCAGGTTTTCCTCGAGGAAGGCGGCGGCTGGGTCGACGTGCCCGTGCTCGGCGGCGGCCGACACCAGCTGCTAGTCGTCGTCGGTGAAGAGATGGAGATCATGAGCAACGCGGCGTTCAGGGCCCCCGTGCACCGCGTGGTGGCGCCGGGCGAGGCGACGGAGAGGGTATCGCTCGCGGTTTTCTACCAGCCGGAGCCGCACAGGGTTCTCGAGCCGTCGCCAGAGCTGGTCGACGGGGAGCGGCCGGCGATGTACAAGAGGCTCGAGGCCAAGGTTTTCGCCAACGGCTTCTGGGACGCCTTCGCGCTCGGCGAACGCACCATCGACTTCCTTAAGGTCAAGGTTGACGTCGCCGGCGATCAGCCTGCGGCGGTGGCGGTTTCCGGCGCTTGATCGTTTCAGAGATTCCGAGGGGCGTTCCACCGATAAATTCACATATATGCTCGCACGAATGCAGTGTTgattgtatctgtaaattatactcCGTATGTGTGTACTTTCCGTGCTGCGCATGTATCCATCGTTTCCATCCCAATTCAACTGAATAAATGCCACTTTAATTCGAAGGATTTGCATAAAAATGTTAGGAGAACATTAGTTACTTAATTTGTAGGATCGAATCTAACATCTAACCTCTTTGTTAGAACTTTAGCTGTACTTGGGAAGACAGCACGTTCGAGGATTAGGGCATGTAAAATGGTATGGAAGACAGTCCATGTTATCTAGAGAATATAATCAGTATAATAAATTATCTCTTATCATCGTCCCTTGCAATAAATGATAAATAATTATTTTTAGTAGGAAATTATGTGACTAAGGGAAGACAAGTCGTACAATGAAAAAAATAGCCTTCTCTTATATTTCATAAAAGATCATTCCTTAGCTAAGAAAAGACAACATTCTCTTCCTTTAttttctctcctccaactaagcaaaaatctgatgtggcaagtgTAAAGGAAGGCTGACATCACCCTATTGTACGTgtccttagggcatgtacaatggtatgGAAGTCACGTTTTCTCTTAGCAGTCCATATCATCTAGAGAGGATGATAAATATAATTGatacaatgcattatctcttatTGTCATCCCTTGCAATAAATAATAATTAATTATTTTTAGTAGGAAATTATGTGACTAAGGGAAGACAAGTTGTACAATGAGGAAAATAGCCCTCTCTTTATTTCATAAGAGATCATCCCTTAGCTAAGAAAAGACAACTTTCTCTCtcttcattctctctcctccaactaagcaaaaatatGACGTGGCAAACGTAAGAGAAGACTGACATCACCCCATTGTACGTGTCCTTAAAGCCTGATTTTTGTTGGTATAATCTTTCCATTTTGCAGCTTCCTTCCTACTCCGGGCGCCATTGTACCACTGTTCCGGTACCAACTGCCATGCACCTCCGGCGGCTAGAAAATTATGTTTACTAGGAAGTTGTAGCGCCGCGTGATGCCGCCTCTTTAGGATAAATTTGAGGCGATCAATGAATAAATATAGTAATATATTTATAAATAAAAGATGGAACAAATGATTTAGTATCTTTATCTCAAGTTGTAGAAGAAGGCAATAGTATGTTTCCAGAATTAAGAAGGCGATAAATAGCGCCATAGTTTTTCTGTAGACGATAATTTTTGTGTGGTAAAAGAGGATTTTAAGTAGACGGTAGCTTTatttatagataataaaatagacGACGGACGATCCAACAATCTGTTTTTAAAGGAAGACAATAGTATGTTTTCCGAATAAAGAGACGACATAGTGTGCAATAATTTTTCAAAGTAGCTAGTACTCCTTAATAATTTTTGTGTGACAAAAGAGATAACGAACAATCCAACATTTTTTTAAAACTTATTTTAAAAGTATGAAGTGGTACTTTTTTTATCGGATAAAAGAGGCGATGAACGATCCAAAAATGTGATATGTTTCCCAAATGTAAGATTCGACAAATCATTGAGCATTTTTTTAAAAATAGAAATCAATATTTTTGTCGGAGTAGCAAATAATATATTTTGCCGGATAAATGGGCGACATATAATCTACCATTTTGTTTCCAAATTACCGCTAAATGCAAGATTAACCAATGATTTTTTTACCAAAAATAAGTAACCGTTGAGAACTTTTAGATAATGAAATATTTATCAGATAAAAGAGGCGACGAACAATCCAAAAATTTGACATGATTCCTGAATAAAAGAATCAACAAATCGTCGAGCATTGTTTTTAAGTAGGAAACATTATTTTCGTCGAAGTAGCCAGTAATATATTTTGCTGGACAAAAGGGTCATATACGTTCTACCATTATTTTTTTAATTACCGCTAAAGGTGATTGACCGATGATGTTTGTACCGAAAATAATATAACTGTTAGAAACATTTTTTAGGTACTATTCATTGGCATTGTTCTCACGGATATAGTTTTATAATGGACAAAAGAAGGTAGTATAGACAAACAAAACCAAATAATCGTTGGGTGATGGAAAAAAGGGTAGTACACAGGTAGCACGACACAATAGCTGCAGTGCTTGGAGCAAGAAAAAGCGCACGGGTTGAAAGATGTGATGTATGATGGagcaagttttttttttgcaatggAAGGACTAAAATATAGGCATTTACCACCTCGTTGAATAATTAACGTGACAAATTACTAGGAAAGCCAAATATTTGTACTaacaaattactatttttaaaaaaaatggaGCACTGTTTAGGCGcattgttcaagaagaagctatcaGCTTTTATATATAGTGCAATGAGGGACTTCCCAAGTGCAAACATATTTCCTTCATATATAATGTTGCATATGTTTCCTTCCGCGAAGAACAATGACCCACGAGTTAGTACACATACGATGTACATTGATTTCACTGCATATGGGCAATACACCAGTGTCGACACCCCTTCCTCCCATGCCGCTCCCGCTTGGGGCGACACCGGAggaccccaaaccctagcctcccctagCCCCTATCCTCCCCTAGCCCCTATCCTCCCCCCCTCCTCCTCGCCGTCGTCGAAGGTGGCCGCCGAAAACCCGCGCGCGATCGTTGAGGAAGGTCACGACCAGGATCTTGCTGCTTCGCGGCCCACACGAAGAGCTCGGGTGTCTAGGGCGGCGTCCTCGTGCGGTGAGGGCGGCACTGATCCGGCGGCAGGTGGCGTGCACCGGTGCTGGTGGTCCTTCTTCTCGGCTATAGGGGCGGCGAGGAGAGGGCAGGGGCGGAGCCCAATGGATCGACCCTGATGCACAGGCATACGAGTCAGGAAAAAAATATTACGAGCACTTACCAGGAACCCCTATACCACGCTAGTTAGCGTGTCGGACCTAGCATCGCCTGAAGGCGAACCaggatgggccggcccattaagtcatTCGATCGCCAAACAATTATTAGAAGCTTTCTTCTGTATGCACCAGCATCCGAACCATATCCGAGTGGTATTAGCTCTCTCCTGTATGTTAGACACCAGAGATCAAATCCTAACACATCTACGAAATATGCTTCCCTTTTTACGAACTTGAACAGATTCCGAAATTAAACAAAATACTTGAACAAATTTCAGAATGGGGGAAAAGTTACATCTGACCAAATTTCAAAACCGAATCGATATTTAAAATCTGCTccaattttaaaaaaattgaatttAAAATCTGCTTCAATTTAAAATTTGCTTCATTCTAAAATTTGCTCGAATTTGAAAGTTGCTCCAATTAGAAATTTGCTCGAAATTAAAATTTGCTCAGaattgaaaaagaaaaaaaaaacagtaaaagaaaaatggaaaaatgaaaaagaaaaggaaacccTGAAAAAATGAACCGACAAACCGACCGAACCAGACAAAACCGTAGAAAAACCTAAAAAACGCAAAGCCAAATTAGATGGGCTGCGGCCCGCTCGCATCCCACGTTGGCGCGCGTTAATCCGCCCCGCTAATGAGCGGGGAATAGGATTCGCCCACTTACCATCAGAAGAAGGCCTGTGCATCAGAGTGGGCTGGCTGTGGTGCATCAGGAAGGGGCGTGTCAGCCCATCCAAAGCTGCTGGCGGCCTGGCGCTGAGTCCCGCCTTCCCGAGCGAAGCGAGCAGGCCGTACTCGACGACCAGGCCCATCCTATCGATCTATGCATCCGCTGCGACTACTGACGTTTCCGTATGAGGATAGAGGGCGTCTCCGCTTCTGCGCGCAGGGTTATGAATCTCATCAATCAACAGTGGAAATAGGAGTCGGGACCAGGCGTCTCGGCGTTGGTCAGTTGGTGATGGGAACACGCGGATACATGCGGCAGGCAGGCGTCGGCTCGGCTGCTCCTCCACCAGGTGATCACCGGACTTTGTCCATCCCATCCTGTTCGCCCTTGGTCTGTCCACAATCATGAAGAATCAAATCGGTAATTTACCTCtatttgttttacaaatattgtTGTCACTAAGTAGTAGTCTAGTAGATAGATCAACTCCCAGAAAATTCTGGCCAGCAAGGATATATATCTTGTGTtggatgtagatgggctgcagcccatataGCTTACAATTTCTGAAATTACAAGGCTTATCATGTTGGTAGATTGGGGACAAGccccgagacacactcaaggaatcctaaatttttgcttggtgcaccaactgagttgggtacgtgtcgacctacatgtgcatcctcgccgcgtgtccctggcttcctacgcgtgacaacgcggtcgggtcggctcTCATCCCAGGCTATACCAGTAAACAAAATAGATCTGGACTCACACACAGAACTCTCTAGTCTGCCTCTCTCACGAAGAAGTTTTTTTTTTCTGTGCTACTCTCTAGTATTTCCCATCCcagcgactgcgtgcacagccgttcgGAAGAGGAGGCCTCCGAAACCCCGTTCGTCGAGATCTTGCACCGGGAGGCGGACGATAAGGTTTTtgcggagcgtctcggcgcgactactCGCTGTTGTTCGCGTTCTTCTTCGCTGGTTTGACTGCTTCCTCGATGAATCCGACTACACCATGAGCGACATCAACAATTCCCATGGTGGTGCtgttgctggtgcgaccttcccggtcgcttcccatggtggtgctgctgctggtgcgaccttcccggtcgcgatgtacgtgatttTCCTCtcataccttgcactgctacttgtttcaTGTTcatatctgatgcatgtgcttagtctgatgtgtgtggttaagtatgctagtgcatctgtaatgttgttttcggtaattaaactcactcaGAAATTACCTAATActctaacaatccaaaaaccttatatgccaaggcaattttcaccgtctggttttgctgTTGCGCTCAAACCGATCCCGTTTACATGTTCTCATTTTAAGAGATGGCATATAAtaccctcttgtggctcactgCTATGGACGTGCACCGAGTTGCGGATGGTACTCTCAGAGGTCCGCTTATTCCTGAtgaggataaagcgttcggggagGCCACCATACTCTTTGTGTGTGTcgtcctaagtgtgcttggagacaatttggttgatgcttatctgcacatccgaaatgggaaggaactgtgggacACACTGGACGCTAAGTTCGGTGCTGCCGATACCAtaggtgaactgtatgctatggagcagttcaatgactacaaaatggttgagaaccgatctgtagtGAAACATACTCACAAAATATatatcatggcaaaggaacttgagctcctcaagtatgtgctaccggacaagtttgtcgcgggatgcattgttGCTAAGCTTCCCCCTTCTTGGAGAAACTTTTCCACTTgtctgaaacatcagaggcatgatTTCTCTATTGAGAATATCATTggctctctggatgttgaggagaaggcgagggaaAATGCAAACACACTAGAGGAACTGAGGGATGTTCTGTTGCCAATATGGTGCATAAAAATGCCCACAAGTTCAAGGGAAAaaacaagggagtctcccagactaccaacttcaagaagaaggggaaaacggagaagaaagatccttgttGGGTGTGTGGC
It includes:
- the LOC127318000 gene encoding protein SRG1, translated to MVHQAQGQLVQEVAADGGLRTLPSRYVLKKEQDRPIATVTTAQPPELSIPTVDVSRLADADPDEAAKLRSALQSWGLFAVTGHGMQEPFLDAVLGASRTFFHLPTEAKQQYSNVVDADDGGRKFQPQGYGVDRVDTDEQVLDWCDRLYLQVQPEEERKLRFWPAHPPELSELLHEFSVHSQKVARLVLAAMARSLDFEEGFFLDKVGERMPSDARFTYYPPCPRPDLVHGLKPHTDNSVVTVLLLDEHVGGLQVFLEEGGGWVDVPVLGGGRHQLLVVVGEEMEIMSNAAFRAPVHRVVAPGEATERVSLAVFYQPEPHRVLEPSPELVDGERPAMYKRLEAKVFANGFWDAFALGERTIDFLKVKVDVAGDQPAAVAVSGA